A genomic region of Candidatus Parvarchaeota archaeon contains the following coding sequences:
- a CDS encoding 50S ribosomal protein L19e, with translation MILMGMETVKRMACDILGVGISKIRIPPESAKKVAEALTRDDVKGLIEQGAIGYIVPRGVSRAKARKKQAQKRSGRRSGKGSRKGTKYSKVSKKESWVAQVRAQRGLLRRLSEKGEVAQEAYRKVYLMIKGNAFKSKGNLLNYLKENGMLKKQV, from the coding sequence ATGATATTGATGGGAATGGAGACTGTAAAGCGCATGGCTTGCGACATACTTGGAGTTGGAATTTCAAAGATAAGGATACCTCCCGAGTCGGCAAAGAAAGTCGCAGAGGCGCTGACGCGCGACGACGTCAAGGGGCTGATTGAGCAGGGGGCCATTGGCTACATCGTTCCACGGGGCGTCAGCAGGGCAAAGGCAAGGAAAAAGCAGGCGCAAAAAAGGTCCGGTAGAAGAAGCGGCAAGGGAAGCCGCAAGGGCACAAAATATTCCAAAGTCTCAAAAAAGGAATCCTGGGTGGCGCAAGTCAGGGCCCAGCGGGGGCTTTTAAGAAGGCTGTCTGAAAAAGGCGAGGTTGCCCAGGAGGCATACAGGAAAGTTTACCTGATGATAAAGGGCAACGCATTCAAAAGCAAGGGAAA